In Micromonospora sp. NBC_01813, the following are encoded in one genomic region:
- a CDS encoding GNAT family N-acetyltransferase translates to MSRRLVSLTLDTLEELPRSCRRCVFWELDPVAADRARASGDPELDKEAWVSQTLLEWGSCGKLAYVDGMPAGFVMYAPPAYLPRSMAFPTSPVSADAVLLTTAHVVSPFAGGGLGRMLVQGVARDLTKRGIKAIEAFGDAAADPDGPPERRSCLAPADFFLSVGFKTVRQHPRFPRLRLELRTALSWKSDVEYALEKLLGSMSPESLLRPATRAMTN, encoded by the coding sequence ATGTCGCGACGTCTGGTCAGCTTGACGCTGGACACCTTGGAAGAACTACCAAGGTCCTGCCGGCGTTGCGTGTTCTGGGAGCTCGACCCGGTCGCCGCCGACCGGGCCAGAGCCAGCGGGGATCCGGAGTTGGACAAGGAAGCCTGGGTGTCGCAGACCCTGCTCGAGTGGGGCTCCTGCGGCAAACTCGCCTACGTCGACGGGATGCCCGCTGGGTTCGTCATGTACGCGCCGCCGGCCTACCTGCCACGCTCGATGGCCTTCCCGACCTCGCCGGTCTCCGCCGACGCCGTACTGCTGACCACCGCGCACGTGGTGTCCCCGTTCGCCGGCGGCGGGCTCGGCCGGATGCTGGTGCAGGGGGTCGCCCGGGATCTGACCAAGCGCGGGATCAAGGCGATCGAGGCGTTCGGCGATGCCGCCGCCGATCCGGACGGCCCGCCGGAGCGGCGTAGCTGTCTCGCGCCGGCCGACTTCTTCCTGTCGGTGGGCTTCAAAACGGTCCGGCAGCACCCGAGGTTTCCCCGGCTGCGGCTGGAGTTGCGGACCGCGCTGTCGTGGAAGTCGGACGTGGAGTACGCGTTGGAGAAGCTGCTCGGCTCGATGAGCCCGGAGAGTCTGCTGCGTCCCGCCACCCGGGCGATGACGAACTGA
- a CDS encoding N-acetylmuramoyl-L-alanine amidase, producing the protein MRPIRRDDQGPAVAEIRSILVSLDLLEPTPGADFFDATTEHAVRAFQQCRGLSIDGRVGAETWRALDAARWRLGDRALYHSIPDPLVGEDVRALQERLLEMGYDVGRADGIYGSRTAHAVTQFQREVGLTADGSCGPYTMHGMRRLGRKVVGGRPQWLREVDAFRQSGPNLVGKTIVVDPGHGGPDRGVVVTEGELRWSEADLAYDLAARLEGRLAAAGMRVHLTRGPITDQAVSDPERTRIANDIGADLLISIHVDGHANPAAEGVATYHYGTGNGVTSTVGERLAGLVQREIVVRTGLHDCRVHAKSWELLRLTRMPAVRVDVGYLTSAGDRRRLVQPGFRDQVAEALVAAVQRMYYPVELDVPTGSIDVRTLRAVVDATATT; encoded by the coding sequence GTGCGCCCTATCCGCCGTGACGATCAGGGTCCCGCCGTGGCCGAGATCCGCTCGATCCTGGTCAGCCTGGATCTCCTGGAACCAACCCCGGGCGCGGACTTCTTCGACGCCACGACCGAACATGCCGTACGCGCGTTTCAACAGTGTCGCGGACTGAGCATCGACGGTCGGGTTGGCGCCGAGACCTGGCGGGCGCTGGACGCCGCCCGGTGGCGACTCGGTGACCGTGCGCTCTACCACTCCATCCCAGATCCGCTGGTCGGCGAGGACGTCCGGGCCCTGCAGGAGCGGCTGCTGGAGATGGGATACGACGTGGGCCGGGCCGACGGGATCTACGGCAGCCGTACAGCTCACGCCGTCACCCAGTTCCAGCGGGAGGTGGGCCTGACCGCTGACGGCAGTTGTGGCCCGTACACCATGCATGGGATGCGCCGACTGGGCCGCAAGGTCGTCGGCGGCCGGCCCCAGTGGCTCCGCGAGGTCGACGCCTTCCGCCAGTCCGGTCCCAACCTGGTGGGTAAGACGATCGTCGTCGACCCCGGTCACGGCGGCCCGGACCGGGGCGTCGTCGTCACCGAGGGGGAGCTGCGCTGGTCGGAGGCGGATCTCGCGTACGACCTGGCGGCCCGGTTGGAAGGTCGGCTGGCCGCCGCCGGGATGCGGGTGCACCTGACCCGCGGGCCGATCACCGACCAGGCGGTCAGCGACCCGGAGCGAACCCGGATCGCCAACGACATCGGCGCAGACCTGCTCATCTCGATCCATGTCGACGGGCACGCCAACCCGGCGGCCGAGGGGGTGGCGACCTACCACTACGGGACCGGCAACGGGGTCACGTCGACCGTCGGCGAACGCCTCGCCGGATTGGTGCAACGGGAGATCGTGGTCCGCACCGGCCTGCACGACTGCCGGGTGCACGCCAAGAGCTGGGAACTGCTGCGACTGACCCGGATGCCGGCGGTGCGGGTCGACGTGGGCTATCTGACCTCCGCCGGGGACCGACGACGACTGGTCCAGCCGGGATTCCGCGACCAGGTCGCCGAGGCGCTCGTCGCCGCCGTCCAGCGGATGTACTACCCCGTCGAGTTGGACGTCCCGACCGGCTCGATCGACGTCCGCACATTGCGGGCCGTCGTGGATGCCACCGCGACGACCTGA
- the trxA gene encoding thioredoxin → MGATRAVTEASFASDVLNSDKPVLVDFWAEWCQPCRKVAPLLEEIAAEMGDKVSIVKLNIDENPEIARKYRVMSVPTLTVFKGGEPVQSVAGARPKGDLVKLIESAF, encoded by the coding sequence GTGGGAGCTACCCGAGCGGTCACCGAGGCCAGCTTTGCCAGCGACGTACTCAATTCCGACAAGCCGGTACTGGTCGACTTCTGGGCTGAATGGTGCCAGCCGTGCCGCAAGGTCGCGCCGCTGCTCGAGGAGATCGCCGCCGAGATGGGCGACAAGGTGTCGATCGTCAAGCTGAACATCGACGAGAACCCGGAGATCGCCCGCAAGTACCGGGTGATGTCGGTTCCCACCCTGACGGTGTTCAAGGGTGGCGAGCCGGTGCAGTCCGTCGCTGGCGCCCGGCCAAAGGGCGACCTGGTGAAGCTCATCGAGTCGGCCTTCTGA
- the trxB gene encoding thioredoxin-disulfide reductase, with protein MDEVRNLIIIGSGPAGYTAAVYAARANLNPLVIEGVQSGGALMTTTEVENFPGFPDGIMGPELMDSIRKQAERFGAEFVTDDVTRVDLADTGTPGGAETSTVYVGETAYRAKSVILATGSAWRPLGVPGEQEFLGHGVSSCATCDGFFFRGQHIVVVGGGDSAMEEATFLTRFAESVTIVHRRDEFRASQIMAARALGNEKIRVEWNSVVEEILGSDGKVSGVRIRNAHTGEAKTLDVTGVFVAIGHDPRSEMFRGQVELDENGFVTVDSPSTRTSVPGVFAAGDLVDHTYQQAITAAGSGCAAALDAERYLATLEEV; from the coding sequence GTGGACGAGGTCCGTAACCTGATCATCATCGGCTCGGGTCCGGCCGGCTACACCGCCGCGGTGTACGCCGCACGTGCCAACCTGAACCCGCTCGTCATCGAGGGGGTTCAGTCCGGCGGCGCCCTGATGACCACGACCGAGGTGGAGAACTTCCCGGGCTTCCCCGACGGGATCATGGGTCCGGAGCTGATGGACTCGATCCGCAAGCAGGCCGAGCGCTTCGGCGCCGAATTCGTCACCGACGACGTGACCCGGGTCGACCTGGCCGACACCGGCACCCCGGGCGGGGCCGAGACCAGCACCGTGTACGTCGGCGAGACCGCCTACCGGGCGAAGTCGGTGATCCTCGCCACCGGCTCGGCGTGGCGGCCGCTCGGCGTACCCGGCGAGCAGGAGTTCCTGGGTCACGGGGTCTCGTCCTGCGCCACCTGTGACGGGTTCTTCTTCCGTGGCCAGCACATCGTCGTGGTCGGCGGTGGCGACTCGGCGATGGAGGAGGCGACCTTCCTCACCCGGTTCGCCGAGTCCGTGACGATCGTGCACCGCCGCGACGAGTTCCGGGCCAGCCAGATCATGGCTGCCCGCGCCCTCGGCAACGAGAAGATCCGGGTCGAGTGGAACAGCGTCGTCGAGGAGATTCTCGGCTCCGACGGTAAGGTCTCCGGGGTCCGGATCCGTAACGCACACACCGGCGAGGCCAAGACGCTCGACGTCACCGGCGTCTTCGTCGCGATCGGCCACGACCCGCGCAGCGAGATGTTCCGCGGCCAGGTCGAGCTCGACGAGAACGGCTTCGTCACGGTCGACTCGCCGAGCACCCGCACCAGCGTGCCGGGCGTGTTCGCCGCCGGTGACCTGGTCGACCACACCTACCAGCAGGCGATCACCGCCGCCGGCAGCGGTTGCGCGGCGGCGCTCGACGCCGAGCGTTACCTCGCCACACTCGAAGAGGTCTGA
- the sigM gene encoding RNA polymerase sigma factor SigM produces MTVRRADLGDDDLLRAHVEGDPEAFAELFHRHRDRLWAVALRTLGDREEAADALQDALLSAHRGAARFRGDSAVTTWLHRIVVNACLDRLRRRKAHPTVPLPDGNHDDERVRGVEPAAPAVDHDTALVVRQALTELPPEQRAALILVDVQGYPVAEVAVILGVAEGTVKSRCARGRSRLAGLLGHLRPQRTDVTTAPGSGSASSGSLPAASMQSLTPRNPRRLDDVPSGSARPSGSAHGDSGKEER; encoded by the coding sequence ATGACCGTACGCCGGGCTGACCTCGGCGACGACGACCTGCTCCGGGCCCACGTCGAGGGCGATCCGGAGGCCTTCGCCGAGCTGTTCCACCGGCACCGCGACCGGCTCTGGGCCGTCGCCCTGCGTACGTTGGGCGACCGGGAGGAGGCCGCCGACGCCCTGCAGGACGCGCTGCTGTCCGCGCATCGCGGTGCTGCCCGGTTCCGTGGGGACTCAGCGGTCACCACCTGGCTGCACCGCATCGTGGTCAACGCCTGTCTGGATCGGCTCCGCCGCCGTAAGGCGCACCCCACCGTGCCGTTGCCGGACGGCAACCACGACGACGAGAGAGTACGCGGCGTCGAGCCGGCGGCACCCGCCGTCGACCATGACACCGCGCTGGTGGTCCGGCAGGCGCTCACCGAGCTGCCACCGGAGCAGCGTGCCGCGCTGATCCTGGTCGACGTGCAGGGCTACCCGGTCGCCGAGGTCGCGGTGATACTCGGAGTCGCCGAGGGCACGGTGAAGAGCCGGTGTGCGCGGGGTCGCAGCCGGCTCGCCGGCCTGCTGGGCCATCTACGCCCGCAACGCACGGATGTCACGACCGCACCCGGGTCCGGGTCGGCCTCGTCCGGGTCGCTGCCGGCGGCGTCGATGCAGTCGCTCACGCCACGGAACCCTCGCCGGCTCGACGACGTCCCATCTGGGTCCGCACGCCCATCCGGGTCCGCACACGGCGACAGTGGCAAGGAGGAACGGTGA
- a CDS encoding protein kinase domain-containing protein, whose amino-acid sequence MTQVGEGRGADAANPPVMALDAPTVGEILADRYQLAEHVNNDSAGRQVWRGVDVVLRRPVAVVLRYPGGDSAMEMLQAAVRASRVIHSNLVGVYDAIDEGQRAYVVREWVDGDSLREVISGSGPLDAARATMIAHSVASAIAAVHATGMVHGNIHPGTVMIGHDGRVVLADARSDGSDTYETDIRAIGGVLYFAMTGHWPHHEAGRSALPDALRDATGAVAAPRQLRAGVPAYLDDLTMDLLDPRLALPSSEVLAAELSRLDAATEEHYLDSVGPLRFSASDDPVETPPASRRKIAAGVAGLLVIAVTGLFFGINALANNSDDGDTGLPAPPDAQVTATPGPTETSAAAQPRPIVLTADQVRIVDADGARDELDGVEATVDGDTNTGWETDAYERNPNFGNLKRGMGVLIDLQEPRSVTSVRVELSAAGASAELLAGPADPGSSRDGDTQVVETFTNRIGEPFENADGATLTFSGFSADETYQYLLVWITKLPPIGGEKYQIGVQEITVEGP is encoded by the coding sequence GTGACCCAGGTCGGCGAGGGCCGGGGGGCGGATGCAGCCAATCCGCCGGTAATGGCCCTCGATGCGCCCACGGTCGGCGAGATCCTCGCCGACCGCTACCAGCTGGCTGAGCACGTCAACAACGACAGTGCGGGCCGGCAGGTCTGGCGCGGCGTCGACGTGGTGCTGCGCCGCCCGGTCGCGGTGGTGCTGCGCTATCCCGGCGGCGACTCCGCGATGGAGATGCTCCAGGCAGCCGTACGGGCAAGTCGGGTCATCCACTCCAACCTCGTCGGGGTCTACGACGCGATCGACGAGGGGCAACGCGCCTACGTCGTACGCGAGTGGGTCGACGGCGACTCGTTACGCGAAGTCATCTCCGGCAGCGGCCCGCTCGACGCCGCCCGGGCCACGATGATCGCCCACTCGGTGGCCTCCGCCATCGCCGCCGTCCACGCGACCGGCATGGTGCACGGAAACATTCACCCCGGCACGGTGATGATCGGCCACGACGGCCGAGTGGTCCTCGCCGACGCCCGGTCCGACGGCTCGGACACCTACGAGACCGACATCCGGGCTATCGGCGGTGTCCTCTACTTCGCGATGACCGGGCACTGGCCACACCACGAGGCTGGCCGCAGCGCACTGCCGGACGCCCTGCGCGACGCCACCGGGGCGGTCGCCGCCCCGCGTCAGCTGCGCGCCGGCGTGCCCGCGTACCTCGACGATCTGACCATGGACCTGCTCGACCCACGCCTCGCGCTGCCTTCCTCGGAGGTGCTGGCCGCGGAGCTGAGCCGGCTGGACGCCGCGACCGAGGAGCACTATCTCGACAGCGTCGGCCCGCTGCGGTTCTCCGCCTCGGACGATCCGGTCGAGACTCCCCCGGCGTCCCGCCGCAAGATCGCCGCAGGGGTGGCCGGACTCCTCGTCATCGCCGTCACCGGGCTCTTCTTCGGCATCAACGCGCTCGCCAACAACAGCGACGACGGCGACACTGGTCTGCCGGCCCCACCGGACGCCCAGGTAACCGCCACACCGGGCCCGACCGAGACCAGCGCCGCGGCCCAGCCGCGACCGATCGTCCTCACCGCCGACCAGGTGCGCATCGTCGACGCCGACGGTGCCCGCGACGAACTCGACGGTGTCGAGGCCACCGTCGACGGCGACACCAACACCGGTTGGGAGACCGACGCCTACGAGCGCAATCCCAACTTCGGCAACCTCAAGCGCGGCATGGGCGTACTCATCGACCTGCAGGAACCTCGGTCGGTGACCAGCGTCCGGGTGGAGCTCTCGGCCGCTGGCGCGTCCGCCGAGTTGCTGGCCGGGCCGGCCGACCCGGGGTCGAGCCGCGACGGCGACACCCAGGTCGTGGAGACCTTCACGAACCGGATCGGCGAGCCGTTCGAGAACGCCGACGGCGCGACCCTCACGTTCAGCGGGTTCTCCGCCGACGAGACCTACCAGTACCTGCTGGTGTGGATCACCAAGTTGCCTCCGATCGGCGGCGAGAAGTACCAGATCGGTGTGCAGGAGATAACGGTAGAGGGGCCATGA
- the murJ gene encoding murein biosynthesis integral membrane protein MurJ has protein sequence MSSGLYRSTNADPDGRGPVSAGHGPDPDGATQISVSPGGQPLVEATAPPVEPPAATPGLPDDADQPEGSSAATNSAVMALGSLVSRGTGFLRTLVLAAALGGALVGNAYTTAQIFPGMVYEFLLGGILTSVLVPVLVRRRKSDPDRGQAYAQRLLTLAVLALGVATLVAMAAAPLLTILYSSDETSAEFRNLVTLLSYLMLPMIFFTGLSALVSAILNTRGHFAAPMWAPILNNLVVIATLGTYIAIFGARIVGPDEMTAGRIVLLGGGTLLGVMVQAAGLLPALRKVGFRWRWRFDFRALGLAELGRLGAWMFCYVAVSQLGLVVVINLLNRAGDDDEAGPLIYNNVFLLLMMAHGIIAVSVITALMPRMSSAAADGRFADVAADLSRGTRTVTAVLAPIAVCYAVLATPLSTALFRYGAFSTEAAEATSVVLVAAAVALVPFAVSQLFTFAFYALPDTRTPALINIPVVLLRVLVQVGLFVMLSVQFAAAGLMVGNAVSYLAAAVLSAWLLRRRVGRIGFGAIMVTFGKVALAAAGAALVGWLVVSVLPGGDSPGQVTAFVQLLVGGAAIAAAYLGLSVALRIREVNDLLMMVRRRLGR, from the coding sequence ATGAGCAGCGGGTTGTACCGGAGCACGAACGCCGACCCGGACGGGCGCGGCCCGGTTTCTGCCGGGCACGGTCCGGATCCGGACGGTGCCACCCAGATCTCGGTCAGCCCCGGCGGGCAACCGCTGGTGGAGGCGACCGCGCCGCCGGTCGAGCCACCGGCGGCGACGCCCGGCCTACCGGACGACGCGGATCAGCCCGAGGGCAGCAGCGCCGCAACCAACAGCGCGGTCATGGCACTGGGCAGCCTGGTCAGCCGGGGCACCGGTTTCCTGCGCACGCTCGTGCTGGCCGCCGCGCTCGGCGGGGCGCTGGTCGGCAACGCGTACACCACCGCGCAGATCTTCCCCGGCATGGTCTACGAGTTCCTGCTCGGCGGGATCCTGACCAGCGTGCTGGTGCCGGTGCTGGTGCGCCGGCGCAAGTCGGACCCGGACCGGGGCCAGGCGTACGCGCAGCGGTTGCTGACGCTGGCGGTGCTCGCGCTCGGGGTGGCGACGCTCGTCGCGATGGCCGCGGCGCCGCTGCTGACGATCCTCTACTCCAGCGACGAGACCAGTGCAGAGTTCCGGAATCTGGTCACCCTGCTGTCCTACCTGATGCTGCCGATGATCTTCTTCACCGGTTTGTCGGCGCTGGTCAGCGCGATTTTGAACACGCGCGGCCACTTCGCCGCGCCGATGTGGGCACCGATCCTGAACAACCTGGTCGTGATCGCCACCCTCGGCACCTACATCGCGATCTTCGGTGCCCGGATCGTCGGCCCGGACGAGATGACCGCCGGCCGGATCGTGCTGCTCGGCGGAGGCACCCTGCTCGGCGTGATGGTGCAGGCCGCCGGTCTGCTCCCGGCCCTGCGCAAGGTGGGCTTCCGGTGGCGCTGGCGGTTCGACTTCCGGGCGCTCGGCCTCGCCGAGCTGGGTCGGCTCGGCGCCTGGATGTTCTGTTACGTCGCGGTCAGCCAGCTCGGCCTGGTGGTGGTCATCAACCTGCTGAACCGCGCCGGCGACGACGACGAAGCCGGCCCGTTGATCTACAACAACGTGTTCCTGCTGCTGATGATGGCGCACGGCATCATCGCGGTCTCGGTGATCACCGCGTTGATGCCCCGGATGAGCAGCGCCGCCGCCGACGGGCGGTTCGCGGACGTGGCCGCCGACCTGTCCCGGGGCACCCGGACGGTCACCGCGGTGCTCGCGCCGATCGCGGTCTGTTACGCGGTGCTGGCCACGCCGTTGTCGACCGCCCTGTTCCGGTACGGCGCGTTCAGCACCGAAGCCGCCGAGGCCACCTCGGTCGTGCTGGTGGCCGCGGCGGTCGCACTGGTGCCTTTCGCGGTCAGCCAGCTGTTCACCTTCGCGTTCTACGCACTGCCGGACACCCGGACCCCTGCTCTGATCAACATCCCGGTGGTGCTGCTGCGGGTGCTGGTGCAGGTGGGGTTGTTCGTCATGCTGTCCGTGCAGTTCGCTGCCGCCGGCCTGATGGTCGGCAACGCGGTGTCGTACCTGGCGGCGGCGGTGCTGTCGGCCTGGCTGCTCCGCCGGCGGGTGGGCCGGATCGGGTTCGGCGCGATCATGGTCACCTTCGGCAAGGTCGCGCTGGCGGCGGCCGGTGCCGCCCTGGTGGGTTGGCTGGTGGTCTCGGTGCTGCCGGGCGGCGACTCGCCTGGCCAGGTGACGGCGTTCGTCCAACTGCTGGTCGGCGGGGCGGCGATCGCGGCGGCCTATCTCGGCCTGTCGGTGGCGCTACGCATCCGGGAGGTCAACGACCTGCTGATGATGGTCCGGCGGCGGCTCGGGCGCTGA
- a CDS encoding CCA tRNA nucleotidyltransferase, whose translation MSAAGEPPAAQPRDLTAVQRNAVAELLRVSPVADELGRRFVAAGHELHLVGGSVRDALLGRLGNDLDFCTDAHPDQTLGVLAGWAEATWETGREFGTIGARRGGLTLEITTFRAEAYDGVTRNPVVAYGTSLDDDLRRRDFTINAMAVSLPEHRFTDPYGGVADLAAKVIRTPGTPQESFGDDPLRMLRAARFAAQLRFAVHPDVRTAMATMAADLDRITAERVRDEFTKLLCGADPVTGLRLLVDSGLADRFLPELSGLRLEIDEHAQHKDVYEHTLTVVSNAVRLEDDGCDFALRMAALMHDVGKPATKAVGSDGRVSFHHHEVVGARLTRQRMKAMRYPKDMIAQVATLVGLHLRFYGYGRGEWTDSAVRRYVTDAGDLLGRLHKLTRSDCTTRNRRKAAALAADYDALEERIARIAAEEDLARVRPDLDGNAIMELLGVPPGPIIGRAWRHLKEMRLERGPLDRDEAEAELVRWARSEGILPDAG comes from the coding sequence TTGTCCGCCGCCGGCGAGCCTCCCGCCGCACAGCCCCGGGACCTGACCGCCGTGCAACGCAACGCCGTCGCCGAACTGCTCCGGGTCTCCCCCGTCGCCGACGAGCTGGGCCGCCGGTTCGTCGCCGCCGGGCACGAGCTGCACCTGGTCGGCGGCTCGGTACGCGACGCGCTGCTCGGCCGGCTCGGCAACGATCTCGACTTCTGCACCGACGCGCACCCCGATCAGACCCTGGGGGTGCTGGCCGGCTGGGCGGAGGCCACCTGGGAGACCGGCCGGGAGTTCGGCACCATCGGTGCCCGGCGTGGTGGGCTGACGCTGGAGATCACCACGTTCCGCGCGGAGGCGTACGACGGGGTGACCCGCAACCCGGTCGTGGCGTACGGCACCAGCCTCGACGACGACCTGCGGCGGCGGGACTTCACCATCAACGCGATGGCGGTCAGCCTGCCCGAGCACCGGTTCACCGACCCGTACGGCGGCGTCGCCGACCTGGCCGCCAAGGTCATCCGTACGCCGGGCACGCCGCAGGAGTCGTTCGGTGACGATCCGCTGCGGATGCTGCGCGCGGCCCGGTTCGCCGCGCAGCTGCGCTTCGCCGTGCACCCCGACGTCCGCACGGCGATGGCCACCATGGCCGCGGACCTGGACCGGATCACCGCCGAGCGTGTACGGGACGAGTTCACCAAGCTGCTCTGCGGCGCCGACCCGGTCACCGGGCTGCGGCTGCTGGTCGATTCCGGGCTGGCCGACCGCTTCCTGCCGGAGCTGTCCGGGCTGCGGCTGGAGATCGACGAGCACGCGCAGCACAAGGACGTGTACGAGCACACCCTGACCGTGGTGAGCAACGCCGTACGGCTGGAGGACGACGGCTGCGACTTCGCCCTGCGGATGGCGGCGCTCATGCACGACGTGGGTAAGCCGGCGACCAAGGCGGTCGGGTCGGACGGCCGGGTCAGTTTCCACCACCACGAGGTGGTCGGCGCCCGGCTGACCCGGCAGCGGATGAAGGCGATGCGCTACCCGAAGGACATGATCGCGCAGGTGGCCACGTTGGTCGGGCTGCACCTGCGGTTCTACGGGTACGGCCGGGGCGAGTGGACCGACTCGGCGGTCCGCCGCTACGTCACCGACGCCGGTGACCTGCTGGGCCGGCTACACAAGCTGACCCGGTCCGACTGCACCACCCGTAACCGGCGTAAGGCGGCCGCGCTGGCTGCCGACTACGACGCGCTGGAGGAGCGGATCGCCCGGATCGCGGCCGAGGAGGACCTCGCCCGGGTCCGTCCCGACCTGGACGGTAACGCGATCATGGAGTTGCTCGGCGTACCGCCGGGGCCGATCATCGGGCGTGCCTGGCGGCATCTGAAGGAGATGCGGCTGGAACGCGGGCCGCTGGACCGCGACGAGGCCGAGGCGGAGCTGGTGCGTTGGGCCCGGTCCGAAGGGATCCTGCCGGACGCCGGTTGA
- a CDS encoding flotillin family protein encodes MTPLLIAIVGAAALVLILILFVLSRIKVAGSNEAFIVTGRKGRTTQALDGSRSTDMSGQKVVMGASVFVLPVVQKLQVLDLSSRRIHVEITGAVSKQGIRANLQGVAIVKIGGTEDAIRASAQRFLHQQDEIEDFTREVLAGALRSIVGRLTIEEIIRDRAAFASAVAEEAEHSMTNQGLVLDTFQLQDIIAEGTYLQDLGRPEAARVLKDAAIAEARARQAAEQERLLAEEAIAEANRNLSLKQASIAAEIDAAKARSAAAGPLAQAERDQAILSEQQKVAERNAELKERQLDTEVRKPADAARYRVEQEAEAARSAAVLGADAERQATIAAAQASAEQARLTGEGERSRRAALAEANAIEGAKEGEAEQRRRTAIADAIEREGHAEAAAIRARGEAEAEAMARKAEAFAAYGEAAVLDLLVKVLPQVVEAASAPMGSIDKMTVISTDGASALTKSVANNVAQGLQLGNDLTGIDLAGMLAKLGGASAEATNGGRADRKPLTGSATETGPAGNS; translated from the coding sequence ATGACCCCACTGCTCATCGCGATCGTCGGCGCCGCGGCGTTGGTGCTCATCCTCATCCTCTTCGTGCTCTCCAGGATCAAGGTCGCCGGCTCCAACGAGGCGTTCATCGTCACCGGCCGTAAGGGTCGCACCACCCAGGCGCTCGACGGTTCCCGCTCCACCGACATGTCCGGGCAGAAGGTCGTGATGGGCGCCTCGGTGTTCGTCCTGCCGGTGGTGCAGAAGCTCCAGGTGCTCGACCTGTCCAGCCGCCGCATCCACGTGGAGATCACCGGCGCGGTCAGCAAGCAGGGCATCCGCGCCAACCTGCAGGGCGTCGCGATCGTCAAGATCGGCGGTACGGAGGACGCGATCCGCGCCTCCGCCCAACGCTTCCTGCACCAGCAGGACGAGATCGAGGACTTCACCCGGGAGGTCCTCGCCGGTGCGCTGCGGTCGATCGTCGGCCGGCTCACCATCGAGGAGATCATCCGGGACCGGGCCGCCTTCGCCAGCGCGGTCGCCGAGGAAGCCGAACACTCGATGACCAACCAGGGTCTGGTGCTCGACACCTTCCAGCTGCAGGACATCATCGCCGAGGGCACCTACCTGCAGGACCTCGGCCGGCCGGAGGCGGCCCGGGTGCTCAAGGACGCGGCGATCGCCGAGGCACGGGCCCGCCAGGCCGCCGAGCAGGAACGGCTGCTCGCCGAAGAGGCGATCGCCGAAGCCAACCGGAACCTGTCGCTCAAGCAGGCGTCCATCGCGGCCGAGATCGACGCCGCCAAGGCCAGGTCCGCGGCGGCCGGCCCACTGGCCCAGGCTGAACGCGACCAGGCCATCCTCTCCGAGCAGCAGAAGGTCGCCGAGCGCAACGCCGAGCTGAAGGAACGCCAGCTCGACACCGAGGTACGCAAGCCGGCAGACGCGGCACGCTACCGGGTCGAGCAGGAGGCGGAGGCGGCTCGTAGCGCCGCAGTGCTGGGGGCCGACGCCGAGCGGCAGGCGACCATCGCCGCCGCCCAGGCCTCCGCCGAGCAGGCCCGGCTCACCGGTGAAGGTGAGCGCTCCCGGCGGGCCGCGCTGGCCGAGGCGAACGCCATCGAAGGTGCCAAGGAGGGTGAGGCCGAGCAGCGGCGGCGTACCGCGATCGCCGACGCGATCGAGCGGGAAGGCCACGCCGAGGCGGCGGCGATCCGGGCCCGTGGTGAGGCCGAGGCGGAGGCGATGGCCCGCAAGGCCGAGGCGTTCGCCGCGTACGGCGAGGCCGCCGTGCTCGACCTGCTGGTCAAGGTGCTGCCGCAGGTGGTCGAGGCGGCCAGCGCGCCGATGGGTTCGATCGACAAGATGACCGTCATCTCCACCGACGGGGCGTCGGCGCTGACGAAGTCGGTGGCCAACAACGTGGCGCAGGGTCTGCAGCTCGGCAACGACCTGACCGGGATCGACCTGGCCGGGATGCTCGCCAAGCTCGGTGGCGCCAGCGCGGAGGCGACCAACGGTGGACGCGCCGACCGCAAGCCGCTGACCGGATCCGCGACCGAGACCGGCCCTGCCGGCAACAGCTGA
- a CDS encoding NfeD family protein, whose amino-acid sequence MDTGTLVFLVIGGLGVAVLAIGLLGGELLHLGNVGADGPVSVEVVAGFAGAFGFAGAIANELLGAGSTGLTVAAAAIGVAAAVPTGWLTARLSRAARDMPTDATPTRNDLVGTLGVVITPIHPGGYGEIRVRLGGQPVKLSARADRTIPLGAQVFVVEAVSDTSVVVEQTATIQ is encoded by the coding sequence GTGGACACCGGAACACTAGTATTTCTCGTCATCGGCGGCCTGGGGGTGGCGGTCCTCGCCATCGGGCTGCTCGGCGGCGAGTTGCTGCACCTGGGCAACGTCGGTGCCGACGGCCCGGTGTCGGTGGAGGTGGTCGCCGGCTTCGCCGGGGCGTTCGGCTTCGCTGGCGCCATCGCGAACGAATTGCTCGGTGCCGGCAGCACCGGCCTGACCGTCGCGGCCGCCGCGATCGGCGTCGCCGCCGCGGTGCCCACCGGCTGGCTGACCGCGCGGCTGTCCCGCGCCGCCCGTGACATGCCCACCGACGCGACCCCCACCCGCAACGACCTGGTCGGCACCCTCGGCGTCGTGATCACCCCGATCCACCCCGGCGGGTACGGCGAGATCCGGGTCCGTCTCGGCGGGCAGCCGGTGAAGCTGAGCGCTCGCGCCGACCGGACCATCCCGCTGGGTGCCCAGGTCTTCGTGGTGGAGGCGGTCAGCGACACCAGTGTCGTCGTCGAGCAGACCGCCACGATCCAGTGA